In Actinomadura citrea, a single window of DNA contains:
- a CDS encoding bleomycin resistance protein, which translates to MGEKAIPIFPCRSIELTWDFYRALGFEQTTWQTRPNPYLAVRRGDAELQFFGWKKHDPAASMNMCYITTTQVDALYEAFRGGLREALGRVPTRGLPRLSAVRDMSYGVRQFLLSDPDGLQLRIGQAISDDTRHAPIPEEKVARAFHMAALLGESKGDHRAAARILDRLLRSGEALSPSERLKALVLRADAAAHLEEWPRVRALAAEAREIELPDSSELGDDLGRLADLEAAVPVEGPASPTGGTL; encoded by the coding sequence ATGGGTGAGAAGGCGATTCCGATCTTTCCGTGCCGGTCGATAGAGCTGACCTGGGACTTCTACCGGGCGCTCGGTTTCGAGCAGACCACCTGGCAGACGCGTCCCAACCCCTACCTCGCGGTCCGGCGCGGCGACGCCGAGTTGCAGTTCTTCGGGTGGAAGAAACATGATCCGGCCGCGTCCATGAACATGTGCTACATCACCACGACGCAGGTGGACGCCCTGTATGAGGCGTTTCGCGGCGGGCTCCGCGAGGCCCTCGGCCGGGTCCCGACCCGGGGGCTTCCTCGGCTGAGCGCGGTGCGGGACATGTCGTACGGCGTCCGGCAGTTCCTGCTCAGCGACCCGGACGGGCTCCAGCTCCGCATCGGCCAGGCCATCTCGGACGACACGCGGCACGCGCCCATCCCGGAGGAGAAGGTGGCCCGGGCCTTCCACATGGCCGCGCTCCTGGGCGAGTCGAAGGGGGACCATCGCGCCGCTGCCCGGATCCTCGATCGGCTGCTGCGTTCCGGTGAGGCGCTGTCCCCGTCCGAGCGCCTGAAGGCGCTGGTCCTGCGCGCCGACGCAGCAGCCCACCTGGAGGAATGGCCTCGCGTCCGCGCCCTTGCGGCCGAGGCCCGCGAGATCGAGCTGCCCGACTCGTCCGAACTGGGCGATGACCTCGGCCGCCTGGCCGACCTGGAGGCCGCGGTCCCCGTCGAGGGTCCGGCTTCACCGACCGGAGGCACGCTCTGA
- a CDS encoding DUF3307 domain-containing protein — protein sequence MSPDKIVAAVTFVVVLASMLIAHNVGDHWVQTQAQDRDKGLHGAHLWKGRLACLRHVVSYTVCTSLTVGMMWALFDLRISLLSFTLGQLISAGTHYWADRRITLQRLAELVDRLQGLKGEAVGSFYRLGAPRDGKDDNRVLGTGRYALDQAWHWWWIFIASVVTAVAA from the coding sequence ATGTCTCCGGACAAGATCGTCGCCGCCGTGACCTTCGTGGTCGTGCTGGCTTCGATGCTCATCGCGCACAACGTCGGGGACCACTGGGTCCAGACCCAGGCCCAGGATCGAGACAAGGGTCTGCACGGCGCCCACCTGTGGAAGGGGCGCCTGGCATGCCTGCGGCACGTTGTGTCCTACACCGTTTGCACGTCGCTGACCGTCGGCATGATGTGGGCGCTCTTCGACCTGCGGATCTCGCTGCTCAGCTTCACCCTCGGACAGCTGATCTCGGCGGGCACCCATTACTGGGCCGACCGTCGGATCACCCTGCAGCGCCTGGCCGAGCTCGTCGACAGGCTCCAGGGGCTCAAGGGAGAGGCCGTGGGGTCCTTCTACAGGCTGGGCGCCCCGCGTGACGGCAAGGACGACAACCGCGTGCTGGGAACGGGGCGGTACGCCCTCGACCAGGCGTGGCACTGGTGGTGGATCTTCATCGCTTCCGTCGTGACCGCAGTCGCGGCGTAG